The DNA region GCCCCGGCCGGGATTCCGTTTCCCGGCCGGGGCACTGCGCGATCGGTCCCCGGATCCGTCGAAGGGAGTCTCCGGGGCCTGCCGGAGGGCGTGATGGCGTCTCCGGGCGCCGGGCCCGGGCGGGCACGAGTCTGCGGTGCGGGTTTGCGGTGCGGGTCCGAGGGGGTGAGCAGCTTCAGTCGTGGCAGGATTCTGCGCAGATCTGTCCCTGCCTGTGCTTTCCGACCAGGATCTCTGTGCCGAGAATGGGCGTCCGACGTCATCCGGTGCCGGTGCCGGTGCCGGTGCCGGTGCCGGTGCCGGTGCCGGTGACCGAGCGGCGGGCGTCCGAATCCGCTGGAGGAGCCATGGCCTTGGAGATGCGCGACCGCTGCGAACGGTGTGGGAACGCGGCGCTGCCGCAGGACTCGCCCGCCCGCATCTGCTCGTACGAGTGCACGTTCTGCGTGCCCTGCAGTGACCTCATGCAGAACACGTGCCCCAACTGCGGTGGCGAACTCGTGGCGCGCCCTCGCCGCAGGCCCTAGGCGGCGGACGGGAGGCTTCCTTCGCACCTTCACCCGGACGAGGGGTGCCCGCAGCCGTCAGCAGGACGACGGTGCGGGGGCCGGCTTCGTCAGGACGGCGAGGGCCGCAGCCGCCGACCGGGGCGTGTTGAACGCCTTGAACTTCGTACCGAGAATCAGATCGACGTCCGCCGTCCTGCGGGCATCGGTCTTCGGGGTGGCGCCCCGCAACTGCGTACCGAGGACCGGGAACGAGCCGTTCGTGGCCGAAGGGGCGCCCAGCAGCACCCCGGGGCCGGGGACCTTCTTGTCGTACGCGGCCGGGGCGTTCCCCACCTTGCCGATGGTGAAGCCGC from Streptomyces sp. NBC_01591 includes:
- a CDS encoding DUF1272 domain-containing protein, with the protein product MPQDSPARICSYECTFCVPCSDLMQNTCPNCGGELVARPRRRP